From Pleurocapsa minor HA4230-MV1, the proteins below share one genomic window:
- a CDS encoding helix-turn-helix transcriptional regulator: protein MSLEESAINLYSEHEQNHLLSSQEAGWNNLGLIYELEPAGEMPETIALTHVLIVAQGEFQASFHIEGKWHQEQYLKGDVALIPAGSLFPRVKTDRDVPLIDLFLPPDTLLNAMGASAAKVELRSQLKVQDPLIQQIALALKTELAKAGEDSRLYADSMATALGAHLLWRYGVKNSIVKEYRGGLTNYQLKIVTEYIQEHLDHNLNLDLLASLINISPHYFASLFKQSTGTSPHKYITNCRLAKAKILLRQNNLAIAFICQEVGFKNQSHFTRVFRQHYQITPKAYQNLF, encoded by the coding sequence TTGTCTTTAGAAGAATCCGCGATTAATTTATACAGTGAACACGAGCAAAATCATCTACTTTCTAGTCAAGAAGCGGGATGGAATAATCTTGGTCTGATTTATGAATTAGAGCCAGCGGGAGAGATGCCCGAAACGATCGCCTTGACTCATGTTTTAATAGTTGCTCAGGGAGAATTTCAGGCTAGTTTTCACATCGAGGGAAAATGGCATCAAGAACAATATCTAAAAGGTGATGTTGCTCTAATTCCTGCTGGTAGCCTATTCCCCAGAGTGAAAACAGATCGGGATGTACCTTTAATCGATCTATTTTTGCCCCCTGATACACTGCTAAATGCTATGGGAGCAAGTGCTGCTAAAGTTGAGTTGAGATCGCAGCTAAAAGTCCAAGATCCTCTGATTCAACAAATAGCCTTAGCTTTAAAAACCGAATTAGCTAAAGCTGGCGAAGATAGTCGGCTTTATGCAGATTCTATGGCTACGGCATTGGGAGCGCATTTACTATGGCGTTACGGAGTCAAAAATTCTATTGTCAAGGAGTATCGAGGTGGACTAACAAATTACCAGTTAAAAATAGTCACTGAATATATTCAAGAACATTTAGACCATAATCTGAACCTAGACTTACTGGCAAGTTTAATTAATATTAGTCCTCATTATTTTGCTAGCCTGTTTAAGCAATCCACTGGTACTTCACCTCATAAATATATTACCAATTGCCGTTTAGCAAAAGCCAAAATTTTATTGCGCCAAAACAACTTAGCGATCGCTTTTATTTGCCAGGAAGTTGGATTCAAAAATCAAAGTCATTTTACTAGAGTCTTTCGCCAGCATTATCAAATCACACCCAAAGCATATCAGAATTTATTTTAA
- a CDS encoding DUF2834 domain-containing protein, translated as MQITYLILAIVGFALPYSQFIPFLVDHGLNLSLFWSQLFVNQASSAFAVDLFTSSFVFWIFVFKEGTKRQMKFLWVYIVVNLIIGLSCALPLFLAMRLSHLKTELSGEAI; from the coding sequence ATGCAAATAACTTACCTAATCTTAGCCATAGTCGGTTTTGCTCTGCCTTATTCACAATTTATTCCTTTTCTTGTCGATCATGGTTTAAATTTATCGTTATTTTGGTCACAATTATTTGTTAATCAAGCCTCTAGTGCTTTCGCTGTAGATTTATTTACTTCTTCCTTCGTGTTTTGGATTTTTGTATTTAAAGAAGGCACAAAACGGCAAATGAAATTCCTCTGGGTTTATATTGTGGTGAATTTAATCATCGGCTTGTCTTGTGCATTACCTTTATTTTTAGCAATGCGCTTAAGTCATCTGAAAACAGAATTATCAGGTGAAGCTATATGA
- a CDS encoding DUF433 domain-containing protein, producing MNYRNYITIEPNKRGGKPCVRGLRITVYEVLEYLASEMTEAEILDDFPDLTREDLKACIAYAADRERRFMIAPLST from the coding sequence ATGAACTACCGAAACTACATCACGATCGAACCAAATAAACGCGGTGGTAAGCCTTGTGTACGCGGCTTGCGAATTACGGTTTATGAAGTGCTGGAGTATCTGGCTTCCGAGATGACTGAAGCAGAAATTCTCGACGATTTTCCCGATCTGACGCGAGAAGATTTAAAAGCCTGTATAGCTTATGCTGCTGATCGTGAGCGTCGGTTTATGATCGCTCCATTATCCACATGA
- a CDS encoding DUF5615 family PIN-like protein, translating into MKLLFDENLSPNLPNRLSDLFPNSLHVRDVGMKATIDPIVWDYAKDNNLMIVSKDADMHDLSLVFGNPPKVIWLRLGNCSTLQVENLLRRDFGAIKLFYEDDNLSLLALS; encoded by the coding sequence ATGAAATTACTTTTCGATGAAAACTTGTCGCCCAATTTGCCAAACCGTTTGAGTGATCTTTTTCCAAATTCGCTTCACGTTCGAGATGTTGGTATGAAAGCAACCATCGACCCAATAGTTTGGGATTATGCAAAAGATAATAATTTGATGATTGTCTCGAAAGATGCGGACATGCACGACCTAAGCTTAGTATTTGGGAATCCACCGAAAGTTATTTGGCTTCGCCTGGGTAACTGTTCGACGTTACAAGTTGAGAATCTGTTGCGTCGGGATTTTGGCGCAATCAAATTATTTTATGAAGATGATAATTTATCCCTGCTTGCTTTATCATAA